Proteins encoded within one genomic window of Citricoccus muralis:
- a CDS encoding phosphoribosylanthranilate isomerase codes for MFIKICGLKTLDDVSVVREAGADAMGVVLSQTSPRAVSQERARELIDAGAPELTTVLVVHDLTIDDVVAAAQFTGVDVVQLHGYSEQDVRRACAELPRVWRAASIGHGPVEVGALGEEVLLLDSATPGSGSRWDLSQLDTAPTGHWMVAGGLAPDNVAEVIAEAQPWGVDVSSGVEAERGTKDHAKIRAFVTAARS; via the coding sequence ATGTTCATCAAGATCTGTGGGCTGAAGACGCTCGACGATGTGTCTGTGGTCCGTGAGGCCGGGGCCGACGCCATGGGCGTGGTGCTCTCCCAGACCAGTCCGCGCGCCGTGTCCCAGGAGCGCGCGCGGGAACTGATCGACGCCGGCGCCCCGGAACTGACCACCGTGCTGGTGGTGCACGATCTGACTATTGACGACGTCGTCGCCGCTGCCCAATTCACCGGAGTCGACGTCGTCCAGCTACACGGCTACTCCGAGCAGGACGTGCGCCGGGCCTGTGCTGAGCTTCCGCGGGTGTGGCGTGCCGCCTCGATCGGCCACGGACCCGTGGAGGTGGGTGCGCTGGGCGAGGAAGTGCTGCTGCTGGATTCTGCCACCCCCGGATCCGGCTCGCGGTGGGATCTCAGCCAACTGGACACCGCTCCTACCGGTCACTGGATGGTGGCCGGCGGGCTCGCCCCCGACAACGTCGCCGAGGTCATCGCCGAAGCCCAGCCCTGGGGCGTGGACGTGTCCTCGGGCGTCGAAGCCGAGCGGGGAACGAAAGATCACGCGAAGATCCGCGCCTTCGTCACCGCTGCGCGGAGCTGA
- a CDS encoding aldo/keto reductase, with translation MTTARVQIPGTDLSIFPINLGTNTFGWTSDEASAHAVLDAFVAAGGNFLDTAESYPAWVPGNTGTESETIIGTWLAARGNRDQIVLATKVGDHPDHKTQNPEYIRGAIDASLERLQTDYVDLYYAHRDDEVTPIEDIARVFDELVTAGKIRHVAVSNYSPDRLNAWLDVADAEGLAKPVALQPQYNLVFRQEFETDYRPIVERHDLAVFPYFALAAGFLTGKYRTEADLEGADRARMVQGYFNEQGLAVVSELVAVAETHGVQPAAVALAWQLAHGITAPIVSARTPEQLADLVVAVDLKLSDDELSRLDAASAPFA, from the coding sequence TTGACGACCGCACGCGTACAGATTCCCGGCACCGATCTCTCGATCTTCCCCATCAACCTCGGCACCAACACCTTCGGCTGGACCTCCGATGAGGCCAGCGCCCACGCCGTGCTGGACGCCTTTGTGGCCGCCGGCGGCAATTTCCTCGACACCGCCGAGTCCTACCCCGCCTGGGTGCCCGGCAATACCGGCACCGAATCCGAGACCATCATCGGCACGTGGCTGGCCGCTCGCGGGAACCGCGATCAGATCGTGCTGGCTACCAAGGTCGGCGACCACCCGGATCACAAGACCCAGAACCCGGAGTACATCCGCGGTGCCATCGACGCCTCGCTGGAACGTCTGCAGACCGACTACGTGGATCTCTACTACGCCCACCGCGACGACGAGGTCACCCCGATTGAGGACATCGCCCGCGTTTTCGACGAGCTGGTCACCGCCGGGAAGATCCGCCACGTCGCCGTGTCCAACTACTCGCCGGACCGGCTGAACGCCTGGCTCGACGTAGCCGACGCTGAGGGGCTTGCCAAGCCGGTCGCGCTGCAGCCTCAGTACAACCTGGTGTTCCGTCAGGAATTCGAGACCGACTACCGCCCGATTGTCGAGCGACACGATCTCGCGGTGTTCCCGTACTTCGCGCTGGCTGCGGGCTTCCTCACCGGCAAGTACCGCACCGAAGCCGACCTCGAGGGCGCTGACCGGGCCCGCATGGTGCAGGGCTACTTCAACGAGCAGGGCCTCGCGGTGGTGTCCGAGCTGGTCGCCGTCGCGGAGACCCACGGTGTGCAGCCCGCCGCCGTTGCCCTGGCCTGGCAGCTCGCCCATGGGATCACCGCCCCGATCGTCTCGGCACGTACCCCCGAACAGCTGGCGGACCTGGTAGTCGCGGTGGACCTGAAGCTCAGCGACGACGAGCTGTCTCGCCTGGACGCCGCCTCCGCCCCCTTCGCCTAA
- a CDS encoding DNA alkylation repair protein, with the protein MADLTAASIDQFVTQTRDELAALEDPKIRAVNERHGDDHGVNLTKLRAVAKNLKAQVKQHVTSAGGHTKAATAAVHDVGVALWDTGETPLRLVTLLIVRPRDFTAEDFDRMLRESRAAKTTAWLIGYLVLKSGHIEELRTRWLAEPGDPEIYAAGWALTADTVVKHPDRLDLPGLLDTIESDMADVEERPQWEMNTTLAMIGIHHEPLRDRALAIGEQLEVLKDYPTPPNCTSPYAPEWITEMVRRQP; encoded by the coding sequence ATGGCCGATCTCACCGCCGCATCGATTGATCAATTCGTCACCCAGACCCGCGACGAGCTCGCCGCACTGGAAGACCCGAAAATCCGTGCCGTCAACGAGCGGCACGGGGACGACCACGGCGTGAATCTGACCAAGTTGCGCGCCGTCGCGAAGAACCTGAAAGCCCAGGTCAAGCAGCACGTGACGAGTGCGGGCGGACATACCAAGGCAGCGACAGCCGCAGTGCACGACGTCGGCGTCGCGCTGTGGGACACCGGGGAGACACCGCTGCGGCTGGTGACCCTGCTGATCGTGCGGCCCCGGGACTTCACCGCTGAGGACTTCGACCGTATGCTCCGGGAGTCTCGTGCCGCGAAAACCACTGCCTGGCTGATCGGCTACTTGGTGCTGAAATCCGGACATATTGAAGAACTGCGCACCCGCTGGCTGGCTGAGCCCGGAGACCCGGAGATCTACGCCGCCGGCTGGGCGCTCACCGCCGACACCGTGGTGAAGCACCCGGACCGCCTCGATCTGCCGGGTCTGCTCGACACCATCGAGTCAGACATGGCTGACGTCGAGGAGCGTCCGCAGTGGGAGATGAACACCACGCTGGCCATGATCGGCATCCACCACGAACCCCTGCGTGACCGGGCGCTGGCCATCGGCGAGCAGCTCGAGGTGCTGAAGGACTACCCGACGCCGCCCAACTGCACCTCGCCCTACGCGCCCGAGTGGATCACCGAAATGGTCCGTCGGCAGCCGTAG
- a CDS encoding energy-coupling factor transporter transmembrane component T family protein, producing the protein MNLSLYLDGDSILHRAPAGAKLLALALIAVAVSLLPITWWTAGVCLALPVLGYLIARIPLRQLWLNLRQLVFLLAFLLVTQLIFLDVVHAAANTSRVIGLVLLAGLLTHTTRVSVMVETVVRLLTPLTRIPGARRVGLGPHVPEKIGLALALAITSVGHLSAVISQVRLAQRSRGVKLSVWRFGSAWVVPVLVLTLKHADDVGDALVARGLD; encoded by the coding sequence ATGAACCTGTCGCTGTACCTCGACGGAGACTCGATCCTGCACCGAGCACCGGCCGGCGCCAAACTCCTGGCGCTGGCGCTGATCGCCGTCGCCGTCTCCTTGCTGCCGATCACCTGGTGGACCGCCGGTGTCTGTCTGGCGCTGCCGGTGCTCGGCTACCTCATCGCCCGGATTCCGCTGCGGCAATTGTGGCTGAACCTGCGTCAGCTCGTGTTTTTGCTGGCGTTCCTGCTGGTCACCCAGCTGATCTTTCTCGACGTCGTGCATGCCGCGGCCAACACCTCGCGGGTGATCGGACTGGTGCTGCTGGCCGGGCTGCTCACCCACACCACCCGGGTGTCGGTGATGGTCGAGACGGTGGTGCGCCTGCTCACCCCGCTCACTCGGATTCCCGGGGCGCGCCGCGTCGGTCTGGGTCCACACGTGCCGGAGAAAATCGGGTTGGCGCTGGCGCTGGCCATCACCTCGGTGGGCCACCTCTCCGCGGTCATCTCCCAGGTGCGCCTGGCGCAGCGCTCCCGCGGGGTGAAGCTCTCGGTGTGGCGGTTCGGCAGCGCCTGGGTGGTGCCCGTGCTGGTGCTCACCCTCAAACACGCCGACGACGTCGGAGACGCCCTGGTGGCCCGCGGGCTCGACTGA
- a CDS encoding energy-coupling factor ABC transporter ATP-binding protein — MIEIDQLTVAVDDPTAPSSSSGSRATGTTELLHGITTRLTARTTAVIGENGSGKSTLARAIGGLQKPTSGSIRVHDIDTVRQAKQLRRAVGFIFASPAAQVIMPTVREDVALTLRGRGLSRAEITERVNTALAEHELTDLADRPCLTLSSGQLQRLALCSVWVGEPSLVIADEPTSLLDARHARLVTARLLDQSPQLLLVTHDLDLARRCEEAVLIDDGVLAAQGAAEDVIAAYEQVLAR; from the coding sequence ATGATCGAGATCGACCAGCTCACCGTCGCCGTCGACGACCCCACGGCACCATCCAGTTCATCTGGTTCCCGCGCCACCGGCACCACGGAGCTGCTGCACGGGATCACCACCCGGCTCACCGCCCGCACCACCGCGGTGATTGGCGAGAATGGCTCCGGCAAATCCACGCTCGCCCGAGCCATCGGCGGGCTGCAGAAACCGACGTCGGGCAGCATCCGCGTGCATGACATCGACACCGTGCGCCAAGCCAAACAGCTGCGCCGCGCCGTCGGATTCATTTTCGCCTCTCCCGCCGCCCAGGTCATCATGCCCACCGTGCGCGAGGATGTCGCCCTGACCTTGCGCGGCCGGGGCCTTTCGCGCGCCGAGATCACCGAGCGCGTCAACACTGCCCTGGCCGAGCACGAACTCACCGACCTTGCCGACCGGCCCTGCCTCACCCTGTCCTCCGGGCAGCTCCAGCGCCTGGCCCTGTGCTCGGTGTGGGTGGGCGAGCCCTCCCTGGTGATCGCCGATGAGCCCACCAGCCTGCTCGACGCCCGCCACGCCCGCCTGGTCACCGCCCGGCTGCTGGACCAGTCGCCGCAGTTGCTGCTGGTCACCCACGACCTCGATCTCGCCCGCCGCTGCGAGGAGGCGGTGCTCATCGACGACGGCGTGCTCGCCGCCCAGGGCGCTGCGGAGGACGTCATCGCCGCCTATGAGCAGGTGCTCGCCCGATGA
- a CDS encoding thiolase family protein (Catalyzes the synthesis of acetoacetyl coenzyme A from two molecules of acetyl coenzyme A. It can also act as a thiolase, catalyzing the reverse reaction and generating two-carbon units from the four-carbon product of fatty acid oxidation) has product MRDDVVIVAGRRTAITGRSRAQAGLRADQLGSAVVRELMEATGVTPSAVVMGNCTGPGGNLGRLTALGAGCGETVVGWGVDAQCGSGLLALQQGIEHVQRTGSAVIAGGAESPSTAPQRIDVATDREITQARFAPEGFPDPDMTEAADELARVCGISRERQDRFAARSHRLARASLAARAVVGGEQIHDDGPRGLTAQTLGRFAPIFGAAPDHTVTPGNTARIADGAAALLVLPERDAATLAGTAGPGPGVRVLASQLTGAGTALPGIAAVAAVRAVLDSAGRRLDEVGAIDIVEAYAAQTLACLDELGLAGSTHLAAPADPDEIDPRVNAQGGALALGHPWGASGAVAVVQLLDRLADAAPGTLGLAACAIGGGMGAALLVERRDDPTPGEPA; this is encoded by the coding sequence ATGCGTGACGACGTCGTGATCGTGGCCGGTCGGCGCACCGCGATCACCGGTCGATCCCGTGCCCAGGCCGGACTGCGGGCCGACCAGCTGGGCTCCGCCGTCGTGCGTGAGCTGATGGAGGCGACGGGAGTGACCCCGAGCGCGGTGGTGATGGGCAACTGCACCGGTCCTGGCGGCAATCTGGGGCGGCTCACCGCTCTGGGTGCCGGCTGTGGCGAGACGGTCGTCGGATGGGGTGTGGACGCGCAATGCGGCTCCGGGTTGCTGGCGCTGCAGCAGGGGATCGAGCACGTGCAGCGCACCGGATCCGCGGTGATCGCCGGCGGCGCGGAGAGTCCGTCCACGGCGCCGCAGCGTATCGACGTCGCTACCGACCGCGAGATCACCCAGGCCCGTTTCGCGCCCGAGGGGTTCCCCGACCCGGACATGACCGAGGCCGCTGATGAGCTGGCGCGGGTGTGCGGGATCTCTCGGGAGCGCCAGGACCGTTTTGCCGCGCGCAGTCATCGGCTCGCCCGAGCTTCCCTCGCCGCCCGTGCAGTGGTGGGCGGTGAACAGATTCACGACGACGGACCGCGGGGCCTCACCGCGCAGACCCTGGGCCGGTTCGCCCCGATTTTCGGTGCGGCCCCCGACCACACGGTGACCCCCGGCAACACCGCCCGCATTGCCGACGGTGCTGCCGCGCTGCTGGTATTGCCCGAGCGCGACGCCGCAACGCTCGCCGGAACTGCTGGGCCCGGTCCTGGCGTGCGCGTGCTGGCCAGCCAACTCACCGGTGCCGGAACAGCACTCCCCGGTATCGCTGCCGTCGCAGCCGTGCGTGCGGTGCTCGACTCGGCGGGTCGGCGGCTCGACGAGGTAGGCGCCATCGACATCGTCGAAGCCTACGCCGCCCAGACGCTGGCCTGTCTCGACGAGCTCGGTTTGGCTGGTTCCACTCACCTCGCCGCCCCTGCTGACCCAGACGAGATTGACCCCCGGGTCAACGCCCAGGGCGGCGCACTCGCGCTCGGCCACCCCTGGGGTGCCTCCGGTGCGGTCGCTGTGGTGCAGCTGCTGGACCGGCTTGCCGACGCCGCCCCGGGCACCCTCGGTCTCGCCGCCTGCGCCATCGGTGGGGGCATGGGCGCGGCCCTGCTAGTGGAACGTCGCGACGACCCCACCCCAGGAGAACCTGCATGA
- a CDS encoding ANL family adenylate-forming protein — MSSLELVPLRGADHGAVLREALRVRDDGGVPLVGDERWSDAHWESVVAQVRAGLERMPDTAGHNAAVAWASFTSGSTAAPKVVLRSAASWEVAFEPLSRLLGVAAGDTLLIPVHPVSSMALFAAAHAHHSGLEIAVPGRHRVRAEDLVGPAVVHCTPLQLGDIVELLEAGSMGLDTESTTWRSTLRAALVGGARLAPELRARAERCGLSVVSYYGAAELSLVAVDQGSGLRAWPGVELEDRDGVLWVRSQQCALVRVTPDGAVPIADAQGWASVGDRVRWSDDGALVPQGRSDGAMLTAGATVVPEDVEAVLEQHPDVDAALVYGEDDAVLGQRVCARIQWRGGVRAEVLRDIRAFAREHLTPAQRPRRWQLVDALPRTASGKVLRVRTEGTGEIDGGVDA, encoded by the coding sequence GTGAGCTCTCTGGAGCTGGTGCCGCTGCGCGGGGCTGATCACGGTGCGGTGCTGCGCGAAGCGTTGCGCGTGCGTGACGACGGCGGGGTGCCGCTCGTGGGCGACGAACGCTGGAGTGATGCGCACTGGGAATCGGTGGTGGCGCAGGTGCGGGCCGGGCTGGAACGGATGCCGGATACGGCTGGGCACAACGCGGCGGTGGCGTGGGCAAGCTTCACCTCGGGGTCGACGGCGGCGCCGAAGGTGGTGCTGCGCAGTGCGGCGTCGTGGGAGGTGGCGTTTGAGCCGCTGAGTCGGTTGCTCGGGGTGGCGGCGGGTGACACCCTGCTCATTCCGGTGCACCCGGTGTCGTCAATGGCGCTGTTCGCGGCAGCACATGCCCACCACTCGGGGCTCGAAATCGCGGTACCGGGGCGGCATCGGGTGCGCGCCGAGGACCTGGTGGGTCCCGCCGTCGTGCACTGTACGCCGCTGCAGCTGGGCGACATCGTGGAGCTGTTGGAAGCGGGTTCGATGGGGCTAGACACGGAAAGTACGACGTGGCGTTCAACGTTGCGCGCCGCGCTCGTGGGCGGGGCGCGACTGGCGCCGGAACTGCGGGCGAGGGCCGAACGGTGCGGGCTGAGCGTGGTGTCATACTACGGGGCGGCCGAGCTGTCGCTGGTGGCCGTGGACCAGGGCTCCGGACTGCGCGCGTGGCCCGGCGTCGAGCTCGAGGATCGTGACGGGGTGCTCTGGGTGCGCAGCCAACAGTGTGCCCTGGTGCGAGTGACCCCGGACGGTGCTGTGCCGATTGCTGATGCGCAGGGCTGGGCAAGTGTGGGGGACCGGGTGCGCTGGAGTGACGACGGTGCGTTGGTGCCACAGGGGCGCAGCGACGGCGCGATGCTGACCGCCGGGGCCACTGTGGTGCCGGAGGACGTGGAAGCGGTGTTGGAGCAGCACCCGGACGTGGACGCGGCGCTGGTGTACGGCGAGGACGATGCGGTGTTGGGGCAGCGGGTGTGCGCGCGGATCCAATGGCGTGGTGGAGTGCGGGCTGAGGTGTTGCGCGACATCAGGGCGTTCGCCCGTGAACATCTCACCCCGGCGCAGCGACCGCGCCGCTGGCAGCTGGTGGACGCGCTGCCCCGCACCGCCTCCGGTAAGGTGCTGCGGGTGAGGACCGAGGGGACCGGAGAGATTGACGGAGGCGTCGATGCGTGA
- a CDS encoding biotin transporter BioY, whose translation MMTSTPQVPETTADSTADTTADATAGAGRAVAQVAVFAALIAALGLMGTIPVPGLVPITAQTLGVMLAGAVLGPWRGAGAVMLLLGLVAVGLPVLSGGRGGLGVFLGPSVGYLIGWIAGAIVIGLIVHGARRSSAVRPTWLTTIVGCVVGGILVIYAFGIPAQALVTGLGMWETALTSLAFLPGDLIKVVLAAVVTMALWRAYPRAFGRA comes from the coding sequence CTGATGACGTCGACACCGCAGGTACCGGAGACGACTGCTGACTCGACTGCTGACACGACTGCTGACGCGACGGCGGGCGCGGGTCGGGCGGTGGCGCAGGTGGCGGTATTTGCTGCTCTGATCGCCGCGCTGGGGCTGATGGGGACCATTCCCGTGCCCGGGTTGGTACCGATCACCGCCCAGACCCTTGGGGTGATGTTGGCCGGTGCGGTGCTGGGTCCGTGGCGTGGAGCCGGTGCGGTGATGCTGTTGCTGGGTCTGGTGGCCGTGGGGCTGCCGGTGCTCTCCGGGGGCCGCGGTGGTCTCGGCGTATTTCTGGGGCCCTCAGTGGGGTACCTGATCGGGTGGATCGCCGGGGCGATCGTCATTGGGCTGATAGTGCACGGAGCGCGTCGGTCATCGGCGGTGCGGCCGACGTGGCTGACCACGATTGTGGGATGTGTGGTCGGCGGAATTCTCGTGATTTACGCCTTCGGGATTCCGGCGCAGGCGCTGGTCACCGGGCTGGGAATGTGGGAGACCGCGCTGACGTCGCTGGCGTTCCTACCCGGTGATCTGATCAAGGTGGTGCTGGCCGCGGTGGTGACGATGGCGCTGTGGCGGGCGTACCCGCGGGCGTTCGGCCGGGCATAA
- a CDS encoding TetR family transcriptional regulator: MARSSTTPAISAESLVDTALVILQDFGLADLSMRRVAGQLGVQPSALYWHVPDKQSLLAWVCNRLLDGVDAPELTGHWRADVRSRTLALHAALLSTRDAAELTASVLALGTGGHRLRELIFEAAAPAASAPASATAPEPAVLTEAAVALLIGDAMITQQRRQAELLGILSTEPASPLPDFSARLDLLLS; this comes from the coding sequence ATGGCACGATCCAGCACAACTCCGGCCATCTCGGCGGAGTCTCTCGTCGACACCGCCCTGGTGATTCTGCAGGATTTCGGGCTGGCCGACCTTTCCATGCGCCGCGTGGCCGGCCAACTCGGCGTTCAGCCCAGCGCACTGTACTGGCATGTGCCGGACAAACAGTCACTGCTGGCGTGGGTGTGCAATCGTCTTCTCGACGGGGTCGATGCCCCCGAGCTCACCGGACACTGGCGCGCAGACGTGCGCTCCCGCACCCTTGCCCTGCACGCAGCCCTGCTGAGCACCCGCGATGCCGCCGAACTGACCGCTTCCGTGCTTGCCCTGGGGACCGGCGGCCACCGACTGCGCGAGCTCATCTTCGAAGCGGCGGCCCCTGCCGCTTCGGCCCCGGCCTCAGCCACCGCACCCGAACCCGCCGTGCTGACCGAGGCCGCCGTAGCCCTGCTCATCGGCGACGCCATGATTACCCAGCAACGCCGCCAGGCCGAACTCCTGGGAATCCTCTCCACGGAACCGGCGTCACCTCTCCCCGATTTCTCCGCCCGACTCGACCTGCTACTCAGCTGA
- a CDS encoding SRPBCC family protein — protein MTNSPDPASSPEHRINPATGLPQTSPQAAWPVRVQAGPTAISYSITVHADADELWRLLADPHRHHEVDGSGTVKPKVTGPHQLSVGDEFSVHMVMYRVPYVMKLATTAAEPGRLIEWRHPGGHRWRWEFETLEHDADTNTDDAEAGPRTRVTETFDYSGVKPLVARGYRLLRRTNENDKGIRASLTRLAGRYL, from the coding sequence ATGACCAACTCCCCTGATCCCGCGTCGTCCCCCGAGCACCGCATCAATCCCGCCACCGGCCTGCCGCAAACCTCACCCCAGGCCGCTTGGCCCGTGCGCGTGCAGGCCGGTCCCACCGCGATCAGTTACTCCATCACCGTCCATGCCGACGCCGACGAGTTGTGGCGCCTCCTCGCCGACCCGCACCGCCATCACGAGGTTGATGGTTCCGGCACCGTGAAACCAAAGGTCACCGGCCCGCACCAGCTCAGCGTCGGCGACGAGTTCTCGGTGCACATGGTGATGTACCGGGTGCCCTACGTGATGAAGCTGGCCACCACCGCCGCCGAACCCGGCCGCCTCATCGAGTGGCGCCACCCCGGTGGACACCGCTGGCGTTGGGAGTTCGAGACGCTGGAACACGACGCCGACACCAACACAGACGACGCCGAAGCCGGCCCCCGCACCCGCGTGACCGAGACGTTCGACTACTCGGGCGTGAAGCCCCTCGTCGCGCGCGGCTACCGGCTGCTGCGCCGCACGAACGAGAACGACAAGGGCATCCGCGCCTCGCTCACCCGCCTGGCGGGCCGCTACCTCTGA
- a CDS encoding helix-turn-helix domain-containing protein — MPEPVISEKASVEAPVSVLPDEWLWPTVRQLIDDERIDVRRVFPGAEEGRGLRVAFASEMTDPSEFLRGGELLLTTGIGWGATEARRADAARTMMRAAARIGVAAVGFGTGPWAPVLPQALVEAARQLKVPLVHVPISTPFLSIVEWVDAAHAEARRSRAQRLEVGALLQHVRQGNADVSILAEAAPGWLASQRPIGAICHAADLLGEGRMADAERCLSACQGELIWGERDGQLTIVGTPEALDRYRQTCLDPMRTPYGVGSALTWTRLRRVLAEAWYAAEIARRRGRAAHGHDLASVDGLLMGLTAEQLAPFRTHILEPLRRYDAVHRADLVHTVSAFLDSEGSLQQTAQQLFLHPNTVRKRLHRVEQLVGADPLDRDGYLVLRVALGSAGFSQGQR; from the coding sequence ATGCCCGAACCCGTGATCTCTGAGAAGGCTTCTGTGGAAGCGCCGGTCTCGGTGCTGCCTGATGAATGGCTCTGGCCGACGGTGCGGCAACTGATCGACGACGAGCGGATCGACGTGCGACGGGTGTTTCCGGGGGCGGAGGAAGGGCGCGGGCTGCGGGTGGCCTTCGCCTCGGAGATGACCGATCCCAGTGAGTTTCTGCGCGGGGGCGAGCTGCTGCTGACCACCGGGATCGGGTGGGGCGCCACCGAGGCGCGCCGAGCTGATGCGGCGCGGACCATGATGCGTGCTGCGGCCCGGATCGGTGTCGCCGCCGTCGGATTCGGAACGGGACCGTGGGCGCCGGTGCTGCCCCAGGCGTTGGTCGAGGCGGCACGCCAACTGAAGGTGCCGCTGGTGCATGTGCCGATCAGCACGCCTTTCCTGTCCATCGTGGAATGGGTGGACGCCGCACACGCCGAGGCACGGCGTTCGCGAGCGCAACGGTTGGAGGTCGGGGCGCTACTCCAGCACGTGCGGCAGGGGAATGCGGACGTGTCCATCCTGGCCGAGGCCGCCCCCGGATGGCTCGCCTCTCAGCGCCCGATCGGTGCCATCTGCCATGCCGCGGACCTCCTGGGCGAGGGGCGGATGGCGGACGCGGAGCGGTGCCTGAGCGCCTGCCAGGGCGAGCTGATCTGGGGTGAGCGAGACGGGCAACTGACGATCGTCGGAACGCCGGAGGCGCTGGACCGATATCGCCAGACGTGTCTGGATCCGATGCGGACGCCCTATGGGGTGGGGTCCGCTCTGACCTGGACCCGGCTGCGTCGCGTGCTCGCAGAAGCCTGGTATGCCGCGGAGATCGCCCGCCGCCGGGGACGAGCTGCACACGGCCACGACTTGGCGAGTGTCGATGGACTGCTGATGGGGCTCACCGCCGAACAGCTGGCGCCCTTCCGGACGCATATTTTGGAGCCGCTGCGCCGTTACGACGCGGTGCATCGAGCGGACCTGGTGCACACCGTCTCCGCGTTCCTGGATTCGGAAGGGTCATTGCAGCAGACGGCACAGCAGCTCTTCCTGCACCCCAATACCGTGCGCAAGCGGCTGCACCGGGTGGAACAGCTGGTGGGTGCGGATCCGCTCGACAGGGACGGGTATCTGGTGCTGCGGGTGGCGCTGGGCTCCGCTGGGTTCAGCCAGGGTCAGAGGTAG
- a CDS encoding cytosine permease, translated as MTTLSTRRPPSSDSTAVVDTDYPVGPVPRSARRPTLSLVIVVAGFFFYTPTMVTGGTVATQFGFGSYLGLALIATVILAAYIALLAVASARTGLTTVLLSRAVLGRWGGKWASLILGGTQVGWYAITIGILGELVAAAFGWSVSWPVILVGGILMATTAYVGFKGIELLSWISIPAMLILCGIVFVRSMDHVGGWSGLMTVTGQGEMTAGLAITLMIGTFVSGGTQIGNWSRFDRGSTARVFALTAAAVILVQFGMLFFGGIGAAAFGEADFVTLLMTMGMVGAAVVLLVANLWTTNDNAAYAFGVAGAELFERPSKSPFIIGGVAISIVLALTGVADALTGFLVLVGILIPPLGGALIGTFFLAWRGVVPQNGALTGAPRLRLPGVASYLVGAACALASNVVGWGSPALIGIVSATVVAAAFGLAQRSQSTPEPTRIG; from the coding sequence ATGACCACCCTCTCGACCCGACGCCCACCATCGTCCGATAGCACAGCGGTGGTCGACACCGACTATCCGGTCGGCCCGGTCCCCCGCTCCGCGCGGCGGCCCACCCTGTCCCTGGTGATCGTCGTCGCCGGCTTCTTCTTCTACACCCCCACCATGGTCACCGGCGGCACTGTGGCCACCCAGTTCGGGTTTGGCTCCTATCTCGGCCTGGCCCTGATCGCCACCGTGATCCTCGCCGCCTACATCGCCCTGCTGGCCGTGGCCAGTGCTCGCACCGGACTCACCACGGTGCTGCTGTCCCGCGCGGTGCTAGGACGCTGGGGCGGCAAGTGGGCCTCCCTCATTCTCGGCGGAACCCAGGTGGGCTGGTACGCCATCACCATCGGCATTCTCGGCGAACTGGTCGCCGCAGCCTTCGGCTGGTCGGTCAGCTGGCCGGTGATCCTCGTCGGCGGAATCCTCATGGCCACCACGGCTTATGTCGGGTTCAAAGGGATCGAGCTGCTCTCGTGGATTTCCATTCCGGCCATGCTCATCCTCTGCGGCATCGTCTTCGTCCGCTCCATGGACCACGTCGGCGGCTGGTCAGGGCTCATGACCGTGACCGGACAGGGAGAGATGACAGCCGGTCTTGCCATCACCTTGATGATCGGCACCTTTGTGAGCGGCGGCACCCAGATCGGCAACTGGAGCCGCTTCGATCGTGGCTCCACCGCACGCGTCTTCGCCCTGACCGCGGCTGCGGTCATCCTCGTGCAGTTCGGCATGCTGTTCTTCGGGGGCATCGGGGCCGCCGCCTTCGGAGAGGCCGATTTCGTCACACTCCTGATGACCATGGGCATGGTGGGCGCCGCCGTGGTGCTGCTGGTCGCCAACCTCTGGACCACCAACGACAACGCCGCCTACGCCTTCGGAGTGGCCGGGGCCGAACTGTTCGAGCGCCCGAGCAAGAGCCCGTTCATCATCGGCGGCGTCGCCATCTCAATCGTTCTGGCCCTCACCGGAGTCGCCGATGCCCTGACCGGCTTCCTCGTACTGGTGGGCATCCTCATCCCGCCGCTAGGCGGCGCGCTCATCGGAACCTTCTTCCTGGCCTGGCGCGGCGTCGTCCCCCAGAACGGCGCCCTCACAGGAGCACCGCGCCTGCGCCTGCCCGGCGTCGCATCGTACCTGGTCGGGGCCGCCTGCGCCCTCGCATCGAACGTCGTCGGCTGGGGCAGTCCCGCACTGATCGGCATCGTCAGCGCAACCGTCGTCGCCGCCGCCTTCGGCCTGGCTCAGCGATCGCAGAGCACGCCTGAGCCGACCCGCATCGGCTGA